One Pungitius pungitius unplaced genomic scaffold, fPunPun2.1 scaffold_120, whole genome shotgun sequence DNA window includes the following coding sequences:
- the LOC119204419 gene encoding partitioning defective 3 homolog, translating into MFRFGKHRKDERPGEKMDRKGSNKWRTEETQVSDEETMKMRMEQERIQAKTRELRERQARERDYAEILDLRPPGRGFEEEHPYAGVTPLNSSVDSGHSRPQSPRDDYPPHQQPHLHHQHQHSDSPYTQGGKARGERPPSADR; encoded by the exons ATGTTCAG GTTCGGGAAGCACCGCAAGGACGAGCGTCCCGGAGAAAAGATGGATCGAAAAGGCTCCAACAagtggaggacggaggagacgcAGGTCTCCGACGAGGAgacgatgaagatgaggatggagcAGGAGAG GATCCAGGCCAAGACCCGCGAGCTGAGGGAGCGTCAGGCCCGGGAGCGCGACTACGCCGAGATCCTGGACCTGCGCCCCCCGGGGAGGGGCTTCGAGGAGGAGCACCCGTACGCCGGGGTCACCCCCCTCAACAGCTCCGTGGACAGCGGGCACAGCCGGCCCCAGAGCCCCCGGGACGActaccccccccaccagcaaccccacctgcaccaccagcaccagcactcGGACTCCCCCTACACACAGGGCGGCAAGGCCCGCGGCGAGCGGCCCCCGTCGGCAGACAGGTAG